Genomic window (Salvelinus alpinus chromosome 13, SLU_Salpinus.1, whole genome shotgun sequence):
TCTATCTCCCAAGATAAATTGTCTAGCAACAgaaagctagctaaatgtccGTGAATGTTTTTCATGTGtgttttcaacctgtccccaagTTAATGTAGTTGGTTCACAgttggttttgatattttaacatgCGTGCCATGAACGCGTTTGATGGGGATAGATATTAGTGGGGTCAGCATATTAGTCATTTTGTCAACATTTGAACGCTGAAAGTAAAATTTAGCAAGCCGCAGACTAGGCTAGCAACAGCTGGCCCATGGCACTTTCCAGAAAGAGCATTGGGTTGTGGATTTTGCAATTGATTTGAGCGCCAACAGAGTTTTAAATATTTTTCCCAAATATTTTTCCCAATCTTATtacagtaaagaaataaaaagtgGTGTTCACAATGTTCACGTATTAGCGTTATTGAACATTGTAAATCGTAGGACTTAGTCGTTTTGAGTGTAGAATGATGGAAGATCAGGCAACAGAGGCCTCAAGGTTCTCTGGGAGAATCCGATAAAAAGGCATGCGGTCAGACTGCTCCCAACTCAAAGCAACCATGCGTCTATCCAGTATAAATGGACTGTAAGTGTACCAACTAACCATGTAAGACAATGGTTAAGGAATTAATAGTTTTTGAAAGATTCTTCTTTCCTATCCTTTTCTCCAGACCTCCATCAGCTCTGTCTCCCAGAAGAGGTCCCCCCTGAACAGCAGCAGTGGAGCCCCAGTCTGAAGCAGGAGAATCCAGAGACCACACAAATTAAAGAGGAACATGAGGAACTCTGGACCAGTCAGGGGGGAGAGCAGCTTAAAGAGCTAGAGTCGGATACCAAAGAATTCATATTTACTCCTGCTTCTGTCGAAAATCAGGGCCCACCTCAGCCCTCACATCTTTTCCAAATGCAAATTGTGGAGTCCCCTACCAGTACAACTAAAGAGATCAAGATGAAACCAAGTCACATTGGTGAAAACCCTTGTCTTGTTTGTGGCAAATGTTTCAACTGTAAATCTGCTCTGGAAAGGCATATGAGGGCCCATACTGGGGAGAAACCTTATTGCTGCAGTGAATGTGGCAAATGCTTTAGTCAGATCGGACATCTGACAGTGCATATGAGgggacacacaggggagaaaccgttTAGGTGTAATATTTGTGGCAAACTGTTTTATTGGGAATCTGATCTGAAAAGGCATAAGAGGACCCATACCGGGGAGAAACCTTATGGCTGCAATGAATGTGGCAAATGCTTCCGTCAGATCGGACATCTGACTGTGCATATGAGGCGACACTCAGGGGAGAAACCACACAAGTGTCCTCTGTGCAGAAAATGTTTTACCACAGCATTTCAATTAAGATTACATACAGCAAGTCATACAGGGGAGAAACAGTATTGCTGTCAATATTGTGGTAAATGCTTCAACCAGAAAATAAGTCTGACTAAACATTTGAGtgcacacacaggggagaaattaCAGTAGTGCAAGGAATGTGGCAAATCCTTCAGGAAGAATGGAACTCTGAGCAACCATATGAGGCTTCACACACAGGAGGAAATAATGCAGAAACTTTTTCAACCTGAGTGGAAAACTGAACATTTTGATtattcacactggagagaaacaatATACAGCGGGTATAAAAAAAGTATTCACTCCTTTTGACTTTTTCAAATTGTGTTGTTGAAATGCTGGCCTGCCTCTCTAACATTTATGCTACCTGCCATCCCATTTGTTGCCATTTGTTCCATTGTTTATGTTTCTTCTTGGTGTCTGTTTCTTTTATGGTATGCACGCTGTACAATGTAAGCTCACCACTTTGCTGTAATCAGATAACTGGACATTATTTCATTAaggaaataaatacaaatttcCTTTATTATCTCTGACGATGTCAAATGACCATGCTGACATATATTCAAGCTCTGAAAGTGTAAGGACATTTTCTGAGTGATTTATAATAATCAATAAATGTACCGTACCATATTAAACATTGATTAAGGAATACATTTTTTGAGAGTTTATTTTCCTATCCTCTGAGGATAGGAGAGGATGTTCCCTCTTAGTATCAGCACTGTGAGCAGGAATGAAGCAGGACTCAGACCCCACACAGATTAAAGAGGAACATGAAGATTTCTGGACCAATGAGGCGGGCAGAAGAGCAGCTGGAAGGGCTGAAGAGTTCATATTCACTCCTGCCTTTGTGAAAAGTAAATGTGATCAGGAGGATCGAAACCTCAGCCCTCAGATATTAACCAAATCCAAATTGGTTAATATCTTTATCCCACCAACACAACTGAAGAGGTTAACAGAACCAGATGGAGACTACAATGGTGTTTCAgaatgtagcagtgtgtgtgtgtgtgtgtgtgtgtgtgaaattacTTGTGTCTGAAATCTGGATAGTCACATTTGTGACCCTCCTCGTGTGGTAAATGTTTCAAATGGAACTCTTATGGAAAGTCATACAAGGGCCCATACTGGGGAGAAACCTTACTGATGCAGTGAATGTGGCAACTGCTTCAGTCACAACAACAAATAATATGAGGGAACACACAAGTGAACACAGTTCAGTGTTCATGTTTGTGGCAAACGTTTTGATTGGGAATCTGATCTGAAAAGGCGTATGAAGGGACACACGGGAGAGACCATACAGATGCTCTTTGTGTAGAAAATACTTAATCAAGGCATGCCAATTAAAAATCCCATGATCAttcacacactgtgtgtgtgttctggtaaCAATCAAGAGACTAGGGAAAAACTCAGTGCAAGGAATGTGGTAAATCCTTCAGGCAGAGGAGTAGCCTGATATGGCATATGAGGAATCGCACAGGAGCAGTTAATGCAGCAAGTACTACAACCGGTGTGGAAAACGGACATTTTATGATTCACACAGAGGTTGCGAGGCGGATGTATTTACAGATGTCCTCAAACATAACTGGCATCCAACAGTCTTAGTGTTCTGGGACAGACAATGTGTACATTGTAAAACAAATGTATGTTTTAATAAAGTTTAACATCCTTCTTGGATATTTTGGGGGGGCattttgtttatatatatatataaactcaccccccaaaaaaacattctctcactgtcaactgcgtttattttcagcaaacttaacgtgtaaatatttgtatgaacataagattcaacaactgagacataaactgaacaaattccacagacatgtgactaacagaaattgaataatgtgtccctgaacaaagggggggtcaaaatcaaaagtaacagtcaatatctggtgtggccaccagctgcattaagtactgcagtgcatctcctcctcatggactgcaccagattggccagttcttgctgtgagatgttaccccactcttccaccaatgcACTtgaaagttcccggacatttctggggggaatggccctagccctcaccctccgatccaacaggtcccagacttggtcaatgggattgagatcgctggccatagcagaacactgacaatcatgcacagaacgagcagtatggctggtggcattgtcatgctggacggtcaagtcaggatgagcctgcaggaagggtaccacatgagggaggaggatgtcttccctgtaacgcacagcgttgaggtCCTGCTCCAAAGTACAGACCTCGgtataacgctcattcctttgatgataaacacgaatccgactaTCACCCCCGATGAgataaaaccgcgactcgtcagtgaagagcacttttagccagttctgtctggtccagcgacggtgggtttgtgcccataggcgacgttgttgccggtgacgtctggtgaggacctgctacaacaggcctacaagccctcagtccagcctctctcagcctattacggacagtctgagcactgatggagagattgtgctttcctggtgtaactcgggcagttgttgttgccattctgtacctgtcccgcaggtgtgatgttcggatgtaccgatcctgtgcaggtgttgttacacgtggtctaccactgcgaggacgataagctctccgtcctgtctccctgtagctctgtcttaggcgtctcacagtacggacattgcaatttattgccctggccacatctgcagtcctcatgcctccttgcagcatgcctaaggcatgttcacgcagatgagcagggaccttgggtatctttcttttggtgtttttcagagtcagtagaaaggcctcttttgtgtcctaagatttcataactgtgaccttaattgcctaccgtctgtaagctgttagtgtcttaacgaccgttccacaggtgcatgttcattaattgtttatggttcattgaacaagcatgggaaaccgtgtttaaaccctttacaatgaagatctgtgaagtcattttaatttttactaattatctttgaaagacagggtcctgaaaaagggacgtttctttttttgctgagtttatataaataatggctgggcctggctcccaagtgggtgggcatattccctcccaggcccacctacTAGGGAgcgaggcccagccaatcagaattagtttttccccacaaaaggcctTTATTACAGACTGAAATactcatttttgttttgttacagccttattctaaaattgattaaaattgcTTTCTTCCCttatcaagctacacacaataccccataaagacaaagcaaaaacaggtttttattacaaataaaaaacagaaaaattacgtttacataagtattcagaccatttactcagtactttgttgaagcacctttgacagcgattacagcctcgagtcttcttgggtatgacgccacaagcttggcatacctgtatttggggagtttctcccattgttctctccagatcctctcaagctctgtcaggtctctccagagatgtttgatcgggtccgggctctggctgagccacttaaggacatacagagacttgtcccgaagccactcctgtgttgtcttgtctGTTTGCTTCGGGTCGTTTcttgttggaatgtgaaccttcgcccccagtctgaggtcctgagtgctctggagcagattttcatcaaggatctctctgtacgtttctccgttcatctttccctctcctgacttgtctcccaatccctgccgctgaaaaacatccccacagcatgatgctgccaccaccatgcttcgctgtagggatggtgccaggtttcctccagacgtgacgcttggcattcaggccaaagagttcaatcttggtttcatcagaccagataatcttgtttctcgtggtctgagtcctttaggtgcctttaggcaaacCCCAAGCGGCCTGTTatatggcttctgtctggccactctaccataaaggcctggttgctggagtgctgcagagatggttgtccttctggaaggttctgccatctccacagaggaactctggagctctgtcagagtgaccatcacgttcttggtcgcctccctgagtaaggcccttctcccccttctccgccgggcggccagctctagaaagagtcttggtggttccaaacttattccatttaagaatgatggaggccactgtgttcttggggaccttcaatgctgcagaaatgttttggtacccttccccagatctatgcctcgacacaatcctgtctcggagctctacggacaattcctttaaccccatggcttggtttttgttctgacatgctctgtcaactatgggaccctatatagacaggtgtgtgcctttccaaatcatgtccaatcaattgaatttaccacaggtggactccaatcaagttgtagaaacatctcaaggatgatcaatggaaacaggatacacctaaactcaatttcgagtctcatagcaaagggtctgaatacttatgtaaataaggtttttctgttttttatttttttattcatgtGCAACAATGTCTTAACCTGTTTTtgaatttgtcattatggggtattgtgtgttattgatgagggagaaaaagtatttaatcaattttagaataaggctgtagcgtaacaaaatg
Coding sequences:
- the LOC139537703 gene encoding oocyte zinc finger protein XlCOF6.1-like yields the protein MSKLQLLNGFLTKRLTAVAVEIYVEVEKTITEYQDEISSSKEEIKRLRRLLDLVFNPEIKLHRADLHQLCLPEEVPPEQQQWSPSLKQENPETTQIKEEHEELWTSQGGEQLKELESDTKEFIFTPASVENQGPPQPSHLFQMQIVESPTSTTKEIKMKPSHIGENPCLVCGKCFNCKSALERHMRAHTGEKPYCCSECGKCFSQIGHLTVHMRGHTGEKPFRCNICGKLFYWESDLKRHKRTHTGEKPYGCNECGKCFRQIGHLTVHMRRHSGEKPHKCPLCRKCFTTAFQLRLHTASHTGEKQYCCQYCGKCFNQKISLTKHLSAHTGEKLQ